A genomic window from Fibrobacter sp. UWEL includes:
- a CDS encoding 4Fe-4S binding protein, which yields MADLATLKKGGFMRQKQKNNFSLRVRVVGGNLTAKQLARIAEVSEKFGQGYAHLTSRQSVEIPFIKLDDVDTVLAELAAGDVHPGVCGPRVRTITACQGSEVCPSGCIDTYGLAQKIDERYFGRELPHKFKFGITGCQNNCLKSEENDVGIKGAIRVKWIEDSCIGCGLCAKSCRHGAIHMENKKVVFDADKCTYCGRCYKACPKDSWEHEHGYSVSFGGLFGNTINKGETIIPFIEDEKKLFAVCDAAINFFAEHAKPSERFKFVIDRIGREDFKLKILEAYKNG from the coding sequence ATGGCAGACCTCGCGACCCTCAAGAAAGGCGGATTTATGCGCCAGAAGCAGAAGAATAACTTCTCTCTGCGCGTACGTGTTGTTGGTGGAAATTTGACTGCAAAGCAGTTGGCTCGCATTGCAGAAGTATCTGAAAAGTTTGGCCAGGGTTATGCTCACTTGACTTCCCGTCAGAGCGTTGAAATTCCGTTCATCAAGCTGGATGATGTTGATACCGTTCTTGCAGAACTTGCTGCAGGTGACGTTCATCCGGGCGTTTGCGGTCCTCGCGTACGTACAATTACTGCTTGCCAGGGCTCCGAAGTTTGCCCCAGTGGCTGTATCGATACTTACGGTTTGGCTCAGAAGATTGACGAACGTTATTTCGGTCGTGAACTTCCCCATAAGTTCAAGTTCGGTATTACCGGCTGTCAGAATAACTGCTTGAAGTCCGAAGAAAACGACGTGGGTATCAAGGGCGCAATTCGCGTGAAGTGGATCGAAGATTCCTGCATCGGTTGCGGTCTTTGCGCAAAGTCCTGCCGTCACGGCGCTATCCATATGGAAAATAAGAAGGTGGTCTTTGACGCTGATAAGTGTACTTATTGCGGTCGTTGCTATAAGGCTTGCCCCAAGGATTCCTGGGAACACGAACACGGTTATTCCGTTTCCTTCGGTGGCCTTTTCGGCAACACCATCAACAAGGGCGAAACCATTATCCCCTTCATTGAAGACGAAAAGAAGCTCTTTGCAGTTTGCGACGCTGCAATCAATTTCTTTGCAGAACACGCAAAACCCAGCGAACGTTTCAAGTTCGTAATTGACCGTATCGGTCGCGAAGACTTTAAACTGAAGATTTTGGAGGCATACAAGAATGGCTAA
- a CDS encoding Mov34/MPN/PAD-1 family protein, which produces MEIDIKEEISEQINLVAESVYPSECCGFLIGTKDENVIKVLEIREALNETKGDLKASQFEIDPLTLYKVEQELDDNGLEIVGFYHSHPDCKAIPSDDDAENMVPGLAYIILSVIKGCVKDTRCYVKDPAETHAFETTF; this is translated from the coding sequence ATGGAAATTGACATCAAAGAAGAAATTTCAGAGCAAATCAATCTTGTTGCGGAGAGTGTCTATCCAAGCGAATGCTGCGGATTTCTGATCGGCACGAAAGATGAAAACGTCATAAAGGTTCTTGAAATTCGAGAAGCCCTGAATGAAACGAAAGGAGACTTAAAAGCAAGCCAATTCGAGATTGATCCCCTGACCCTCTATAAAGTAGAGCAGGAACTGGATGATAATGGACTAGAAATTGTCGGATTTTATCACTCTCACCCCGATTGCAAAGCAATTCCCTCAGATGATGATGCAGAAAATATGGTGCCAGGTTTAGCATACATTATTTTATCTGTAATTAAGGGTTGCGTTAAGGATACGAGATGCTATGTAAAGGATCCGGCGGAAACCCACGCCTTTGAAACCACTTTTTAA
- a CDS encoding ThiF family adenylyltransferase, with product MKVYISATLRNFFGKNAQIESNAETVNQALKSLIETYPDAQKILYDETGKVRSFIRIYVNGDSETINALWDSPLPAETEILLLPAIAGGAPVESLISDDRRKAVSLDDSEVERFGKHLMLREISVKGQKRIKAAKVVVAGAGALGSPVIQYLAAAGVGTIKVVDFDEVKLDNLQNQVLYGLRDLKRPKVAAAKDKVKSLNRSIIFEDLKVKLDPDTIEEVIEGYDLVVDCTDNFKARYLINDACALHGIPVVFGAIYQYEGQVGIFNLDGGPCLRCQYPSPPPSGLIPSCSEGGAISPLPGIVGSIQANEALKLILGIGEHLNGKLLHVDSLYLTSRVLKVNKNRACPICGAVPTITKIEEIDYEDLCGLKVNEEVPVEGFTPEELAQRIENGEDITVIDVREPHERAIFRFPNAVAIPIGQLARRQKELDPNKDTVIICKEGKRSILAVNTLREAGYTGPLYNLKGGLDAMKGIMFSHEGAWL from the coding sequence GTGAAAGTTTATATATCGGCAACACTGAGAAATTTCTTTGGGAAAAATGCCCAAATTGAATCCAACGCGGAAACAGTAAATCAGGCTTTGAAATCCCTGATTGAAACTTATCCTGACGCACAGAAAATCCTTTACGATGAAACAGGAAAAGTCAGAAGTTTCATTCGCATCTACGTCAATGGGGATAGCGAAACCATTAACGCCCTTTGGGATAGCCCCCTTCCTGCAGAAACAGAAATCTTGCTTTTGCCCGCCATTGCCGGCGGCGCACCTGTAGAAAGCCTGATTTCCGATGACAGAAGAAAAGCAGTTTCTCTGGACGATTCTGAAGTGGAACGTTTTGGCAAGCACTTGATGCTGCGCGAAATTAGCGTGAAGGGACAAAAGCGCATCAAGGCCGCCAAGGTTGTAGTGGCAGGTGCAGGTGCATTAGGTTCTCCCGTCATTCAGTACTTGGCTGCAGCAGGCGTAGGCACCATCAAGGTGGTGGATTTTGACGAAGTCAAGCTGGACAACTTGCAGAATCAGGTTCTCTACGGTCTTCGCGATTTGAAGCGCCCCAAGGTGGCCGCCGCAAAAGACAAGGTAAAGAGCCTGAACAGAAGCATTATCTTCGAAGATCTGAAAGTCAAATTGGATCCCGACACCATCGAAGAAGTGATTGAAGGTTACGATCTGGTGGTGGACTGCACCGATAATTTCAAGGCTCGCTATTTGATTAATGACGCTTGCGCCTTGCATGGGATTCCGGTTGTATTCGGCGCCATTTACCAGTACGAAGGTCAGGTTGGCATTTTCAATTTGGATGGCGGTCCCTGCCTCCGCTGCCAATACCCCTCCCCTCCTCCTTCCGGACTGATTCCCTCCTGCTCCGAAGGCGGAGCCATCAGCCCTCTTCCCGGCATTGTAGGAAGCATCCAGGCTAACGAAGCCTTGAAATTGATTTTGGGTATTGGAGAACATCTGAATGGAAAATTGCTCCATGTGGATAGCCTTTACCTGACTTCTAGAGTTTTGAAGGTGAACAAGAATCGCGCTTGCCCCATTTGCGGAGCCGTTCCCACCATCACCAAGATTGAAGAAATCGACTACGAAGATTTATGCGGGCTCAAGGTCAACGAGGAAGTTCCTGTGGAAGGATTCACTCCCGAAGAACTGGCCCAGAGAATTGAAAACGGGGAAGACATCACAGTCATCGACGTGCGTGAGCCCCATGAACGAGCCATCTTCCGCTTCCCCAATGCTGTGGCAATTCCCATTGGGCAGCTGGCAAGAAGACAAAAGGAACTGGACCCCAACAAGGATACGGTTATCATCTGTAAGGAAGGTAAGCGCAGTATCCTTGCCGTCAACACCTTGCGTGAAGCGGGTTACACGGGTCCGCTGTATAACCTGAAGGGCGGTCTGGACGCCATGAAGGGAATCATGTTCTCTCACGAGGGAGCATGGCTGTAA
- a CDS encoding family 2A encapsulin nanocompartment shell protein gives MANDTEKNGINALGAKAAYNLANVTKTKPQYGALTPKWVTKFLEFKGLESGIFRVNKVKEGETPLDVLCSATKKSDIIPEGYVEYETEPREYRLNSISTIINVNTAIEDVYSSPYDQVQEQLGLAIESLRERQESQLINNDDYGLLKNIADSQRIQPLRADGRPTPDDLDELISKVWKEPSFFLAHPRAIAAFERECTRRGVPPVVVNIAGGNFLTWRGIPLIPTDKLLVDGVKNPQSQGGKTNILLVRTGEAKRGVIGLFQAGLKNEHSRGLSVRFRGIDNKGVASYLLSLYCSAAILADDAIAVLEDVEVGEYYDYN, from the coding sequence ATGGCCAATGATACCGAAAAGAATGGCATTAACGCACTTGGTGCGAAAGCCGCATACAATCTTGCTAACGTCACCAAGACCAAGCCGCAATATGGCGCACTGACTCCTAAGTGGGTGACCAAGTTCCTGGAATTCAAGGGCCTTGAATCCGGCATCTTCCGCGTCAACAAGGTCAAGGAAGGCGAAACTCCGCTGGACGTTCTTTGCAGCGCAACCAAGAAGTCCGATATTATCCCCGAAGGTTACGTTGAATACGAAACTGAACCTCGCGAATATCGTCTGAATTCTATTTCCACCATCATCAACGTCAACACCGCTATCGAAGACGTTTACAGCTCTCCCTACGATCAGGTTCAGGAACAGCTGGGTCTCGCCATCGAATCCCTCCGCGAACGTCAGGAAAGCCAGCTCATCAATAACGATGACTACGGTCTGTTGAAGAACATCGCCGACTCTCAGCGCATTCAGCCTCTCCGCGCTGACGGCCGCCCCACCCCGGACGATCTGGACGAATTGATTTCCAAGGTTTGGAAGGAACCTTCCTTCTTCCTGGCTCATCCTCGTGCAATCGCAGCTTTCGAACGTGAATGCACCCGCCGTGGCGTTCCTCCCGTTGTTGTAAACATCGCTGGTGGCAACTTCCTCACCTGGCGCGGCATTCCTCTGATCCCCACCGACAAGCTCCTTGTAGATGGCGTGAAGAATCCCCAGTCTCAGGGCGGCAAGACCAACATTCTCCTGGTCCGTACCGGCGAAGCAAAGCGCGGCGTTATCGGTCTGTTCCAGGCTGGCCTCAAGAACGAACACTCTCGTGGTCTCTCTGTTCGCTTCCGCGGCATTGACAACAAGGGTGTCGCATCTTACCTGCTCTCTCTGTACTGCTCTGCAGCAATTCTCGCAGACGACGCTATCGCCGTCTTAGAAGATGTTGAGGTTGGCGAATACTATGACTATAACTAA
- a CDS encoding cysteine desulfurase, with translation MTITNPEAKTLEELAGVPNAAELESLANAYFPDLTDSAYAAPAAAPAPADEKQTAAQGHGYVPAQGYVPEPSHSFDWEHPFAYGGTSTDTWLKNVEEDAAPTPTAASTSYAPVVLSKNQAAEGSRKVDAPTSLGGDSTSKASASSNSNSRDESIRIGSKTLAQIRADFPILSKKINGNPLVWLDNGATTQRPKQVIDRLKYYYENENSNVHRGAHTLAAASTDAYENARGIVRDFIGAPSSEEIVFVRGTTEGINLVANAYVKPTLKPGDEIIVSILEHHANIVPWQLICEETGAVIKVIPCDSTGQLKLHDYEALFTNRTKFVACTHVSNVLGTVTPIEEIIAIAHRHGVRVLMDAAQSIAHIPINVSALDADFLVFSGHKIFAPTGIGAVYGKKELLEAARPYHGGGNMIADVTFERTIYNGIPNKFEAGTGSIADAVGLGAALQYLTEIGMPCVFRWEHELLQYALTEMKKIKGLHLVGTALNKASALAFKLDGYSDEEVGKRLDSYGIAVRTGHHCAQPVLRHFGYESTVRPTLALYNSPDDIDALIRALRTFA, from the coding sequence ATGACTATAACTAATCCAGAAGCAAAAACGCTGGAGGAACTCGCAGGAGTCCCGAATGCGGCTGAGCTGGAGAGTTTGGCAAACGCTTACTTCCCGGACTTGACGGATAGCGCCTACGCAGCACCTGCTGCCGCACCCGCTCCCGCCGACGAGAAGCAGACTGCAGCACAGGGCCATGGCTACGTTCCTGCCCAGGGTTATGTCCCTGAGCCGTCCCATAGCTTTGACTGGGAACATCCCTTCGCCTACGGCGGAACCTCTACCGATACCTGGCTGAAGAACGTCGAAGAAGATGCGGCTCCCACTCCTACTGCAGCAAGCACTTCCTACGCTCCCGTAGTCCTGTCCAAGAATCAGGCTGCAGAAGGCTCCCGCAAGGTGGACGCTCCCACTTCTTTGGGCGGCGATTCTACAAGCAAGGCTTCTGCTTCCAGCAATTCCAACTCCAGGGATGAATCTATCCGTATCGGCAGCAAGACTCTTGCCCAGATCCGTGCAGATTTCCCCATTCTTTCAAAGAAGATCAACGGCAATCCCCTGGTCTGGCTGGACAATGGTGCCACCACCCAGAGACCTAAGCAGGTCATCGATCGTCTAAAGTACTACTACGAAAACGAAAACTCCAACGTCCATCGTGGCGCTCATACTCTTGCGGCCGCCTCTACCGACGCTTACGAGAACGCTCGCGGTATTGTACGTGACTTTATCGGCGCACCTTCTTCTGAAGAAATCGTCTTCGTTCGCGGTACTACCGAAGGTATCAACCTGGTAGCAAATGCTTACGTGAAGCCCACCCTGAAACCCGGTGACGAAATCATCGTCTCCATCCTGGAACACCACGCCAACATCGTTCCTTGGCAGCTCATCTGCGAAGAAACCGGTGCCGTGATCAAGGTGATTCCCTGCGATTCTACCGGTCAGCTGAAGCTCCACGACTACGAAGCACTCTTTACAAACCGCACCAAGTTCGTGGCATGTACCCACGTTTCTAACGTGCTGGGCACCGTGACCCCCATCGAAGAAATCATTGCCATCGCTCACCGTCATGGCGTACGCGTCTTGATGGATGCCGCTCAGTCCATCGCGCACATTCCTATTAACGTCTCCGCCCTGGATGCAGACTTTTTGGTGTTCTCCGGACACAAGATTTTTGCTCCCACAGGTATCGGCGCCGTTTACGGAAAGAAGGAACTGTTGGAAGCCGCAAGGCCTTACCACGGTGGCGGTAACATGATTGCCGACGTAACCTTCGAACGCACCATTTACAATGGCATTCCTAATAAGTTCGAAGCTGGTACCGGAAGCATCGCCGACGCTGTTGGCCTGGGTGCAGCACTGCAGTACCTTACCGAAATCGGCATGCCCTGCGTATTCCGTTGGGAACATGAACTGCTTCAGTACGCCCTCACCGAAATGAAGAAAATCAAGGGTCTCCATCTCGTAGGCACCGCACTGAACAAGGCTTCTGCATTGGCATTCAAGCTGGATGGCTATTCCGACGAAGAAGTTGGAAAGCGCCTGGACAGCTACGGAATCGCCGTGCGTACCGGTCATCATTGTGCTCAGCCTGTGCTGCGCCACTTCGGTTACGAAAGTACCGTGCGCCCCACCTTGGCTCTGTACAACTCTCCGGACGATATCGACGCACTCATCCGTGCATTGAGAACGTTCGCCTAA
- the epsC gene encoding serine O-acetyltransferase EpsC: MKGLVKLEDIEAIEKAIFDSYEEGKKIDTIDIYNKPDQAEIHELLDNLIRVFYPTYFRDRSYKIYSHKHSFGVIIEDVFFHLHKQVALALDYGKLRGTMSSEVRKIQSYIICKEFFFQVPSIREYLETDLEAAFDGDPAASCYEEIILAYPGLWAITIYRIAHELYKLHVPVLPRLMTEYAHANTGIDIHPGATIGKNFFIDHGTGIVIGETAVIGDNVKIYQGVTLGALSTRGGQKLSGKRRHPTIGNNVTIYAGASILGGDTVIGENAIIGGNTFITSSVEANTRVSMKNLEMDYHTTDKKHMTEDFKQSEDWYYEI; encoded by the coding sequence ATGAAAGGCTTAGTCAAACTGGAAGATATTGAAGCAATAGAAAAAGCCATTTTCGATTCCTACGAAGAAGGCAAGAAAATCGACACTATTGACATTTACAACAAGCCCGACCAGGCAGAAATTCACGAATTGCTGGATAACCTCATTCGCGTTTTCTACCCCACCTACTTTAGGGATCGCTCTTACAAGATTTACAGCCACAAACACAGCTTTGGCGTCATTATTGAAGACGTCTTTTTCCATTTGCACAAGCAGGTGGCATTGGCACTAGACTACGGTAAACTTCGCGGCACCATGAGTTCAGAAGTCCGCAAGATCCAAAGCTACATCATCTGTAAGGAATTCTTCTTCCAGGTTCCCTCTATTCGCGAATACCTAGAAACCGACTTGGAAGCAGCCTTTGACGGCGACCCTGCCGCCAGCTGCTACGAAGAAATCATCCTGGCTTATCCCGGACTTTGGGCCATTACCATTTACCGCATTGCTCACGAACTTTACAAGTTGCACGTTCCTGTTCTGCCTCGCCTCATGACGGAATACGCACACGCCAACACAGGAATCGACATTCACCCCGGCGCAACCATCGGCAAGAATTTCTTCATTGATCACGGCACCGGAATTGTCATTGGCGAAACCGCAGTTATCGGCGATAACGTAAAGATTTATCAGGGAGTTACCCTGGGCGCACTTTCTACAAGAGGGGGCCAGAAGCTCTCCGGCAAGAGACGCCACCCCACCATCGGAAACAACGTCACCATTTACGCAGGAGCCTCCATTCTAGGCGGCGATACTGTCATCGGTGAAAACGCCATTATCGGCGGCAACACGTTCATTACCAGCTCCGTGGAAGCCAATACACGCGTCAGCATGAAGAACCTGGAAATGGATTACCACACCACCGACAAAAAGCACATGACCGAAGATTTCAAGCAAAGCGAAGACTGGTATTACGAAATCTAA
- a CDS encoding DUF6803 family protein yields the protein MFSTHYMDLLMQNSPWNLIVFMAIPVILAETIAVTDLFLLKSPGAHPTLAKVNRIAAILAGLAFVAIIAYFIPKVIVPLAAAGEFRTWVDAVAIFSYVLAGIPMILLALVNLNLVFRKSSAIASIILLASFLALSHVAMIFGMVDPGIAGYVPKDPAAASMHHHAVPPTQNHPAEHQPAEHHSVQIQQTPAQPLQMDEAAEDCHHHQ from the coding sequence ATGTTCTCAACCCACTACATGGATCTGCTGATGCAGAACTCTCCCTGGAATCTGATTGTCTTCATGGCAATTCCAGTTATCCTGGCGGAAACTATTGCTGTAACAGACTTGTTTCTGTTGAAATCTCCCGGCGCCCATCCCACATTGGCGAAGGTAAATCGCATTGCTGCAATTCTTGCGGGTCTGGCTTTTGTTGCCATCATCGCTTACTTCATTCCCAAGGTGATTGTGCCTTTGGCTGCCGCTGGCGAATTTAGAACTTGGGTAGATGCTGTAGCTATCTTCTCTTATGTTCTGGCGGGTATTCCCATGATTTTGCTTGCTCTGGTAAATCTGAATCTTGTGTTCCGTAAGAGCTCCGCTATTGCATCCATTATTCTGCTGGCATCCTTCTTGGCTCTTTCTCATGTGGCCATGATTTTCGGCATGGTGGATCCGGGCATCGCAGGATATGTCCCTAAGGACCCTGCGGCAGCAAGCATGCATCATCACGCTGTCCCGCCGACCCAGAATCATCCCGCTGAACACCAACCCGCTGAACATCATTCTGTACAAATTCAACAAACTCCTGCGCAGCCTCTTCAAATGGATGAAGCTGCCGAAGATTGTCATCACCATCAGTAA
- a CDS encoding hydrolase, which translates to MSELNREQAWNLLTEYNQDQFHLYHAKVVEGIMKYFARELGYGAEEEFWGLVGLLHDLDFEKYPEEHCIREQQILKDFGAPEALIHAVASHGYGITVDIKPEHEMEKVLFATDELSGLIGAVALMRPSKSVQDLELKSVKKKYKSKGFATGCSREVIERGAEMLGWELDDLISRTILAMREIEPQLSNS; encoded by the coding sequence ATGTCGGAATTAAATAGAGAACAGGCATGGAATCTTTTAACTGAATACAATCAGGATCAGTTTCATCTATACCACGCAAAGGTTGTGGAAGGAATTATGAAATATTTCGCCCGCGAATTGGGCTATGGTGCCGAAGAAGAATTCTGGGGACTTGTTGGTTTGCTACATGATCTGGATTTTGAAAAATATCCAGAAGAGCATTGCATTCGCGAACAGCAGATTTTAAAAGACTTCGGAGCCCCTGAAGCCTTGATTCATGCGGTGGCAAGCCATGGCTATGGCATTACCGTAGATATTAAGCCGGAACATGAAATGGAAAAAGTTCTGTTCGCAACCGATGAACTTTCGGGCTTGATTGGTGCGGTTGCGTTGATGCGCCCTTCTAAAAGTGTTCAGGATTTGGAACTGAAATCGGTAAAGAAAAAGTACAAGAGCAAGGGCTTTGCTACAGGCTGTTCTCGCGAAGTCATTGAGCGTGGCGCAGAAATGTTGGGCTGGGAATTGGATGACCTGATTTCTAGAACCATCCTTGCCATGCGCGAAATCGAACCGCAACTTTCTAACTCTTAA
- a CDS encoding ABC transporter ATP-binding protein — protein MYVELKNINKSFGNFKASNDVSFGIEKGKLIGLLGPSGSGKTTILRMIAGLETPDSGDIIVNDKVVNNVPASKRGIGFVFQSYALFRYMTVFDNIAFGLKIQKVPENEIKERVLELVKLTGLSGLENRYPSQLSGGQRQRVAFARALAPNPKLLLLDEPFAAIDAKVRQELRHWLKEMIAKLGVTSIFVTHDQDEAIEVADEIIIMNKGGIDQIGKPLEVYSNPKTAFVASFFGQPSIFKDYNKFRRFDPVGEVDQVIVRPEFVKVTKKTETQKYQNSAEEGVVTDVAFRGTGLELTILVNGENITARRRFDQAPIEVGEKVDVFIYRIFATAGDKVYPLENQSLREPVVVI, from the coding sequence ATGTACGTTGAATTAAAAAACATCAATAAAAGTTTCGGAAATTTCAAGGCCTCTAACGATGTATCCTTCGGCATCGAGAAAGGTAAGCTTATTGGTCTTCTGGGTCCCAGCGGTAGCGGCAAGACTACAATTCTCCGCATGATTGCAGGCCTCGAAACTCCTGATAGCGGCGATATTATTGTGAACGATAAGGTGGTGAACAATGTTCCCGCCAGCAAGCGCGGCATCGGTTTCGTGTTCCAGAGCTATGCTCTGTTCCGCTACATGACCGTGTTTGACAACATCGCCTTTGGTCTTAAAATCCAGAAGGTTCCTGAAAATGAAATCAAGGAACGCGTTTTGGAACTGGTGAAGTTGACAGGTCTTTCTGGACTTGAAAACCGTTACCCCAGCCAGCTTTCTGGTGGTCAGCGCCAGCGTGTGGCTTTTGCCCGCGCACTTGCCCCGAATCCTAAGCTTTTGCTTTTGGATGAACCCTTTGCCGCCATCGATGCCAAGGTCCGTCAGGAACTTCGCCATTGGCTTAAGGAGATGATTGCAAAGCTTGGCGTTACCAGCATTTTCGTGACTCATGATCAGGATGAAGCTATTGAAGTGGCTGATGAGATTATCATCATGAACAAGGGCGGTATCGACCAGATTGGCAAACCTCTGGAAGTCTATAGCAATCCCAAGACTGCTTTCGTGGCCTCCTTCTTTGGCCAGCCTTCCATCTTCAAGGACTACAACAAGTTCCGCCGTTTCGACCCCGTTGGGGAAGTGGATCAGGTGATTGTCCGTCCGGAATTCGTGAAGGTCACGAAGAAGACCGAAACTCAGAAGTACCAGAATTCTGCAGAAGAAGGCGTGGTTACCGATGTGGCTTTCCGTGGCACTGGTCTGGAACTTACCATTTTGGTGAATGGTGAAAATATTACCGCTCGCCGCCGCTTCGACCAGGCACCCATTGAAGTGGGTGAAAAGGTGGACGTGTTCATCTATCGCATCTTCGCGACTGCTGGCGACAAGGTCTATCCCTTGGAAAACCAGTCCCTCCGCGAACCTGTGGTTGTGATTTAA
- the cysW gene encoding sulfate ABC transporter permease subunit CysW codes for MNKETTSSKVTKWVLISISFIFIALMLLLPLITVIVEAFKQGWEVYKQAVVDDYTVHAVLLTVEATVFAVIINTVFGLSAAWSLTKFNFKGKKILTTLIDLPVTVSPIIAGLIFLLTFGRQSPLFPILQDLDIKIVFAVPGIVLATIFVTFPFISRELIPVLESRGNDEEEAAALMGAGGFTIFRKVTFPHIKWAFLYGVVLCTARAMGEFGAVSVLSGHLRGKTNTLPLHVEILFNEFQYVPAFAVASILVVMAIIILILRSVIEYTGMRKSNVR; via the coding sequence ATGAATAAAGAAACTACGTCTTCAAAAGTGACCAAATGGGTTCTCATTAGCATTAGCTTTATCTTTATCGCTCTCATGCTTCTGCTGCCGTTGATTACGGTGATTGTTGAAGCGTTCAAGCAGGGCTGGGAAGTTTATAAGCAGGCTGTTGTTGATGACTATACCGTGCATGCCGTGTTGCTGACCGTTGAAGCTACCGTTTTTGCGGTGATCATCAATACTGTATTCGGCTTGAGCGCCGCTTGGTCTTTGACCAAGTTTAATTTTAAAGGAAAGAAAATTCTGACCACTCTGATTGACTTGCCGGTTACGGTTTCTCCGATTATTGCTGGTCTTATTTTCTTGCTGACTTTTGGTCGACAGAGCCCGCTGTTCCCCATTTTGCAAGATCTTGATATTAAGATTGTGTTTGCTGTGCCTGGCATTGTGCTTGCCACAATCTTCGTGACTTTCCCCTTTATTTCTCGTGAACTGATCCCGGTTCTGGAATCTCGCGGAAACGACGAAGAAGAGGCTGCGGCTCTCATGGGCGCTGGCGGATTCACCATCTTTAGAAAAGTCACTTTCCCTCACATTAAGTGGGCATTCCTTTATGGCGTCGTTCTTTGTACAGCTCGCGCCATGGGCGAATTCGGTGCCGTGTCTGTTCTATCGGGACATCTCCGCGGAAAGACCAATACCTTGCCCCTCCATGTGGAAATCTTGTTTAACGAATTCCAGTATGTTCCCGCTTTTGCGGTGGCGTCCATATTGGTGGTGATGGCCATTATCATCTTGATTTTGCGCAGTGTCATCGAATACACCGGAATGAGGAAATCTAATGTACGTTGA
- the cysT gene encoding sulfate ABC transporter permease subunit CysT has product MKRTNRSVIPGFGLTTGITLAILSVVVLIPLASLVVFTSHLSWDEIVATITRDRVLASFRVSFLTAFVASSVNLVMGIILAWVLVKYTFPLKRLVDGMIELPFALPTAVAGIALTALTADTGLIGGFFAKFGIKIAFTQLGIIVALIFIGIPFVVRAVQPVLEKLDPSYEEAASVLGASRTRIFWKIIFPEIVPAALTGFGLAFGRCLGEYGSVVFIAGNKPFETEITPLIIMSELQEYDYASATTIALVMLIASFVTLFLVNLVQSRNTKILKGGV; this is encoded by the coding sequence ATGAAAAGAACTAATAGAAGTGTTATACCTGGCTTTGGCCTTACTACGGGAATAACCCTCGCCATTTTGAGCGTGGTGGTGTTGATTCCCCTTGCATCCCTTGTGGTGTTTACGTCTCACCTGAGCTGGGATGAAATTGTAGCGACCATTACTCGCGACCGAGTGTTGGCAAGTTTTCGCGTGAGCTTTTTGACGGCCTTTGTGGCTTCCTCTGTGAACTTGGTGATGGGCATTATTCTCGCCTGGGTTCTTGTGAAGTATACGTTCCCCTTGAAGCGTCTTGTTGACGGTATGATTGAATTGCCGTTTGCTTTGCCTACGGCTGTGGCGGGCATCGCCCTTACCGCACTTACTGCGGACACGGGGCTTATTGGCGGATTCTTTGCGAAGTTCGGAATCAAGATTGCGTTTACCCAGCTTGGCATTATTGTGGCATTGATCTTTATTGGGATTCCTTTTGTGGTGCGCGCTGTACAGCCTGTGCTTGAAAAATTGGACCCGTCCTATGAAGAAGCCGCCAGTGTTTTGGGTGCATCCAGGACTCGCATTTTCTGGAAGATTATTTTCCCGGAAATTGTACCTGCGGCATTGACTGGCTTTGGCCTTGCATTCGGTCGCTGCCTGGGTGAATACGGAAGCGTTGTCTTTATTGCGGGCAACAAGCCTTTCGAAACAGAAATTACTCCGCTGATTATCATGAGTGAATTGCAGGAATACGATTATGCTAGCGCAACAACAATTGCCTTGGTCATGTTGATTGCATCCTTCGTAACGTTGTTCCTTGTGAATCTCGTGCAGTCAAGAAATACTAAAATCCTGAAGGGAGGCGTTTAA